A single window of Anaerocolumna chitinilytica DNA harbors:
- a CDS encoding acyl-CoA thioester hydrolase/BAAT C-terminal domain-containing protein: MMNIVKKYQIKITPEISFMDEEVRIEIVGNPEESLQLQLITTDYYNINGDLRIMDEGSQWENVIEIKLDSDGLKTLDASVFTTMHIVNGNKSKLEQDLARVKENRKCHIAFKLSKGNTIVAQNLHERVFCDDTIVSENIISDRLLARYFTGSNYDKRPAVIVVSGSDGRIEKAQAIAQCLAMKGFSTLALCYFGMKHVPDNLDRIPMEYLENAIVWLSKRQEVDADRIGIYGRSKGGEMVLLGATLFPQIKYVVANTPSSYIHEGIIGGSRTSGHSSWSFKEKEMHFIKVSKGSLFRLVIGMIKKNPRAFRELYKFVTWKNTNANFPNARIKIEKCNASFLLIASNTDSIWPSDMYIEEAYQIMKDNKKEKNCKKLIYAGAGHMLTLPYQPIPNCEEYGGSIEKGIPATTDSWRETVQFFKQMQYDK; encoded by the coding sequence ATGATGAATATAGTAAAAAAATATCAAATAAAGATTACACCAGAAATTTCTTTTATGGATGAAGAGGTAAGAATTGAAATCGTAGGGAATCCCGAAGAATCGCTACAATTACAACTAATTACAACTGATTACTACAATATAAACGGTGATCTTCGCATTATGGATGAGGGAAGTCAATGGGAAAATGTTATAGAAATTAAGCTTGACAGTGATGGACTAAAAACCCTTGATGCTTCTGTATTCACTACTATGCATATTGTAAATGGTAACAAAAGCAAATTAGAGCAGGATCTTGCCAGAGTAAAAGAGAATAGAAAATGTCATATTGCATTTAAATTATCTAAGGGGAATACTATAGTTGCACAAAATCTACATGAACGTGTTTTTTGCGATGATACCATTGTAAGTGAAAATATAATTTCGGATCGGTTGCTTGCAAGATATTTTACAGGAAGCAATTATGATAAACGTCCGGCGGTTATTGTCGTTAGTGGCAGCGATGGGAGAATAGAAAAAGCACAGGCAATAGCACAATGCCTGGCAATGAAAGGATTCTCTACATTAGCATTGTGTTATTTTGGTATGAAACATGTTCCGGATAATTTAGATCGGATACCTATGGAATATTTAGAAAATGCAATCGTATGGTTGTCAAAACGGCAAGAAGTTGATGCTGATAGAATTGGAATCTATGGCAGGAGTAAAGGGGGAGAGATGGTGTTGCTTGGAGCAACCCTTTTTCCCCAAATAAAATATGTGGTTGCAAATACGCCATCATCATATATTCATGAGGGTATTATAGGAGGATCAAGAACTTCAGGTCATAGTTCATGGAGTTTCAAGGAAAAAGAAATGCATTTTATAAAAGTATCCAAAGGGAGTTTATTTCGATTAGTAATTGGTATGATTAAAAAAAATCCTAGGGCATTTCGTGAATTATATAAATTTGTGACATGGAAGAATACAAATGCCAATTTTCCTAATGCACGAATAAAGATCGAAAAATGCAATGCTTCTTTCTTATTAATAGCTTCAAACACGGATAGTATCTGGCCATCTGATATGTACATAGAAGAAGCATATCAAATAATGAAGGATAATAAAAAAGAAAAAAATTGCAAAAAACTTATTTATGCAGGAGCAGGGCATATGTTGACACTTCCGTATCAGCCAATTCCTAACTGTGAAGAGTATGGTGGTAGCATTGAAAAAGGAATACCAGCAACAACAGATTCTTGGAGAGAGACAGTTCAGTTTTTCAAACAGATGCAATATGATAAATAA
- a CDS encoding AraC family transcriptional regulator, whose translation MNTKNYVFETIRYIEDHLFEEVSLDQLAKYFNYSKFHYARLIKTVLGENIGDYQMKRRLTIAAMNLLEESNGILNIAMMCGYSSQESFTRMFKAYFGVTPKVYRDRKIPYLNLYKYAHTQEDIEMMMSNGTAIEYQIIHKEAFEITGLSYHGVNQKHDVARTFNQAAQKLHFNEIGNYVDGVYGLDICTYEDMRNSEFDFIAGIDSRYIRYIDRADAQLLSKYLPENKYAMFTLTPMIEKIPIQIKKIWLSLLDDDLYTPCDNYAYEFYPNGFIPNCYEMEAFFLFR comes from the coding sequence CATTAGACCAGCTTGCAAAATATTTTAATTATTCTAAATTTCATTATGCAAGACTAATCAAAACGGTATTGGGAGAGAACATCGGCGATTATCAAATGAAACGAAGGCTAACTATTGCTGCTATGAATTTATTAGAGGAAAGCAATGGTATATTGAATATAGCTATGATGTGTGGATATAGTTCTCAGGAGAGCTTTACCCGTATGTTCAAAGCTTATTTTGGTGTTACTCCAAAGGTTTATCGTGACAGAAAGATTCCATATCTTAATTTATACAAATATGCGCATACACAAGAAGATATCGAGATGATGATGTCGAATGGAACAGCAATAGAATACCAGATAATACATAAAGAGGCTTTTGAGATAACAGGATTATCGTATCATGGGGTTAATCAGAAACATGATGTTGCCCGGACATTTAACCAAGCTGCACAGAAACTACATTTTAATGAAATAGGTAATTATGTTGATGGAGTTTACGGATTGGATATTTGTACTTATGAAGATATGAGGAATTCTGAGTTTGATTTTATCGCTGGAATTGATAGCAGGTATATTAGATATATAGATAGGGCAGATGCTCAATTGTTGTCCAAATATTTACCGGAGAATAAGTATGCAATGTTTACATTGACACCTATGATTGAAAAGATACCAATTCAGATAAAGAAGATCTGGTTGAGCTTGCTTGATGATGATTTATATACCCCATGTGATAATTATGCATATGAGTTTTATCCCAATGGATTTATACCAAATTGTTATGAGATGGAAGCCTTTTTTTTATTCCGATAA
- a CDS encoding LysR family transcriptional regulator: MDLLQIKYFQTVARMQHMTRAAGVLQIAQPALSAMIAKLEEDLGVPLFNRTGRNIVLNEYGKVFLKRADKILKEVEEGRQEISDLSGNEMGSVSIATTSLNKEFGKFLGSFSCLYPKVNFHITQSGDDREKLYLLEKDEIDFAFINTIDENTNFSTMKLAEEDIYLAVPPLHPLASYQTVSFKDLKDEAFIGLKANYSQQEFCNEICKKSGFVPNVICECSEYTAVINLVEAGLGVSFLPCSEKEEKKLPVVLLKIEGINFKNILQLVWKEQRYFSKAARNFREYVMQYFNITGNYSERAYQ; encoded by the coding sequence ATGGATTTACTGCAAATTAAATATTTTCAAACTGTGGCGCGGATGCAGCACATGACAAGAGCGGCTGGGGTATTGCAAATTGCACAGCCTGCCTTAAGTGCCATGATCGCAAAGTTAGAGGAAGATTTGGGCGTTCCTTTGTTTAATCGAACAGGGCGTAATATTGTTTTAAATGAATATGGAAAAGTATTTCTAAAACGTGCCGATAAAATATTAAAAGAGGTCGAAGAAGGAAGACAGGAAATATCTGATTTGTCCGGAAATGAAATGGGTTCTGTTTCTATTGCAACCACATCTTTGAATAAGGAATTCGGTAAATTTTTGGGCAGCTTTTCATGTCTATATCCAAAAGTTAATTTTCATATTACACAGTCAGGTGATGATCGAGAAAAGCTTTATCTATTGGAGAAAGATGAAATCGATTTTGCTTTTATCAACACCATTGATGAGAATACCAATTTCTCTACCATGAAATTGGCAGAGGAAGACATTTATTTAGCAGTCCCACCATTGCACCCTCTAGCTAGTTACCAAACAGTTTCTTTTAAGGATTTGAAGGACGAAGCCTTTATCGGATTAAAAGCGAATTATAGCCAGCAGGAATTTTGTAATGAAATATGCAAAAAGAGTGGATTTGTACCAAATGTTATCTGTGAGTGCAGTGAATATACAGCGGTTATAAACTTGGTCGAAGCTGGGCTTGGTGTGTCTTTTTTACCTTGTTCTGAAAAGGAAGAAAAGAAATTGCCTGTTGTTTTACTTAAGATTGAGGGAATTAATTTTAAGAATATTCTGCAACTTGTATGGAAAGAGCAACGTTATTTTTCAAAAGCGGCAAGAAATTTCCGTGAATATGTAATGCAATATTTCAATATTACAGGTAATTACAGCGAAAGAGCATACCAATAA